Proteins from a single region of Peptococcaceae bacterium 1198_IL3148:
- a CDS encoding mechanosensitive ion channel family protein, producing the protein MEEWLINYFADMNWEPAIHKSLTILVIILLGYATLVIRKKIIYQAFSVTHKLNENKKQSLISMLMSLTRYVVYIVGVILILKQFMDITPIIASAGIVGVAIGFGAQSLVKDVITGFFIMFEDQFHVGDWVEINGGEVTGTIEEIGLRLTTVREWSGKKFYLANSEIRSVRNYNRKELRAIVTVTFPFEEDPVRLRRMLEDVCKQVQGDFHEHMLLDSEGNIKEPLQVYGVSDIDNNDKGGTFTIIGQTKPSSVWTIEKMLKEYIWRNSYQQGIKIAYPRRVYQEATEEEAVKEPGL; encoded by the coding sequence GTGGAAGAATGGTTAATCAATTATTTTGCCGATATGAACTGGGAGCCAGCTATCCATAAATCCCTGACCATTTTGGTAATTATCTTGTTAGGCTATGCCACTTTAGTAATCCGCAAGAAAATTATTTATCAAGCATTTTCTGTCACGCACAAACTGAACGAAAACAAAAAACAGTCGTTAATCTCGATGCTGATGTCATTAACTAGGTATGTGGTTTACATTGTGGGTGTAATTTTGATTCTCAAGCAATTTATGGACATTACCCCCATTATAGCCAGTGCCGGTATTGTGGGTGTGGCCATTGGTTTTGGTGCCCAAAGCTTGGTTAAAGACGTAATTACTGGTTTTTTCATTATGTTTGAAGATCAGTTCCATGTGGGTGATTGGGTAGAAATTAACGGCGGCGAGGTAACCGGTACCATTGAAGAAATTGGACTGCGCCTTACCACTGTCCGGGAATGGTCGGGCAAGAAATTTTATCTGGCCAATTCAGAAATCCGCTCGGTGCGCAATTATAACCGCAAGGAATTGCGGGCGATAGTTACCGTAACTTTCCCCTTTGAAGAAGACCCGGTTAGATTGCGTCGCATGCTGGAAGATGTCTGTAAGCAGGTGCAAGGTGATTTCCATGAACATATGTTGTTGGACAGTGAAGGCAACATTAAGGAACCATTGCAGGTCTACGGTGTATCGGACATTGATAACAATGACAAAGGTGGTACCTTTACCATCATTGGTCAAACAAAACCTAGTTCTGTCTGGACGATAGAAAAAATGTTAAAAGAGTATATTTGGCGCAACAGTTATCAGCAGGGGATCAAAATTGCCTACCCCCGTCGGGTCTATCAAGAGGCCACTGAAGAGGAAGCAGTTAAAGAACCTGGGCTATAA
- a CDS encoding molybdopterin-dependent oxidoreductase, producing the protein MKVFKSTCPLDCLDSCGLLVHVENDRVVKIEGDADHPITRGFLCSKGYRHLERLYSPRRITEPLLKKHGQWQPVSWQQAYHIIADKLTGIKEKYGSTAVLLHDGAGAGGMLHNLDRRFCNAYGGVTTLRGSICWGSGIAAQEQDFGRLKLHQWDDILNANLIVLWGRDPETTNIHMVPLIRKAVANGAKLMVINPLKIKAAEYAHLHLRPHPGTDGALALAMAQVIIEQNLHRPDFATQYGHNFTEYLALVKNHSPEWAQRVTGIDEKTIREAAIIYGQADAATILLGYGMQRYANGGNTVRAIDALAALTGNIGITGGGINYAHQLWRGVFNDIAGKHLATASRQMAVPTLADEILNATAPPIKAMIVTRSNPVNQMPNINKFKQALSTLDFIVVVDLFMTDTAEMADLVLPCTHFLEEKNLIKSSWNYHLSYCPQVVQPPGICKPDVVIFTELAQHMHLPGFEFSTPKQWLEWVLEPAAANYGITLAKLAQGPITHPTAAAVPFEDGQFETASGKFEFLTAPYQGLHEPICDQYPLKLITAHHKHYMHSQFYQDFDDQVPMEVEINPLEAKKRGLSAGQRAKISSPRGSMPVKIVITDKVPERVALVYQGRWLKQGGGINQLTPDFIPDLGPGTAFYDCKCEISSTGRRGNPPLRL; encoded by the coding sequence TTGAAGGTATTCAAATCCACCTGCCCGTTGGACTGTTTAGATAGCTGTGGACTGTTGGTGCATGTGGAAAATGATCGAGTGGTTAAAATTGAGGGAGATGCTGATCATCCCATCACCCGAGGTTTTTTATGTTCTAAGGGTTACCGCCATTTGGAGCGACTATATAGCCCCCGCCGTATCACTGAGCCACTGTTAAAAAAACACGGGCAATGGCAGCCGGTTAGTTGGCAACAGGCCTATCATATCATTGCTGATAAGTTAACTGGCATCAAAGAAAAGTACGGCAGTACAGCGGTACTGCTTCACGATGGGGCCGGTGCTGGCGGCATGTTGCACAACTTAGACCGCCGTTTTTGCAACGCCTACGGTGGTGTCACCACGCTAAGGGGCAGCATTTGCTGGGGCAGTGGCATTGCCGCCCAGGAGCAAGATTTTGGTCGACTAAAGTTGCATCAATGGGACGACATACTAAATGCCAACCTAATTGTACTGTGGGGTAGAGATCCAGAAACCACCAACATCCATATGGTTCCCTTGATTAGAAAGGCGGTGGCCAACGGCGCCAAATTGATGGTGATTAATCCATTAAAAATTAAAGCGGCGGAGTATGCCCATCTGCACTTGCGTCCCCACCCTGGCACCGACGGTGCATTGGCGTTGGCCATGGCCCAGGTGATCATTGAACAAAACTTACATCGCCCGGACTTTGCCACCCAGTACGGTCACAACTTTACCGAATATCTGGCGCTGGTGAAAAACCATTCCCCGGAATGGGCCCAAAGGGTTACCGGCATTGATGAAAAAACCATCAGAGAAGCTGCAATTATCTATGGCCAAGCCGACGCCGCCACCATTTTGTTGGGTTACGGCATGCAGCGCTATGCCAACGGTGGTAATACAGTGCGAGCCATTGACGCCCTGGCAGCCTTAACGGGCAACATCGGCATCACCGGTGGTGGCATTAATTATGCCCACCAGCTTTGGCGGGGTGTCTTCAATGATATTGCGGGGAAACATTTGGCCACCGCCAGCCGCCAAATGGCGGTGCCGACACTGGCGGATGAAATTCTAAATGCCACCGCACCACCCATTAAAGCGATGATTGTCACCAGATCTAACCCCGTTAATCAGATGCCCAATATTAATAAGTTTAAGCAAGCCTTATCTACGCTAGATTTTATCGTAGTGGTGGATCTGTTTATGACTGACACCGCTGAAATGGCTGACTTAGTTCTTCCCTGCACCCATTTTTTAGAAGAGAAGAATTTAATTAAAAGTTCGTGGAATTATCATTTAAGTTATTGCCCCCAAGTGGTGCAGCCACCGGGAATCTGCAAACCGGACGTCGTGATCTTCACTGAGTTGGCCCAGCATATGCATCTGCCGGGTTTTGAGTTCAGCACCCCCAAGCAGTGGTTGGAGTGGGTGTTAGAGCCGGCAGCGGCTAATTACGGCATTACGCTGGCCAAACTGGCCCAGGGGCCAATTACTCATCCCACCGCAGCGGCCGTACCCTTTGAAGATGGTCAGTTTGAAACAGCCAGCGGTAAATTTGAGTTTTTAACCGCCCCTTACCAGGGGTTGCACGAACCAATCTGTGATCAATACCCGCTAAAGCTAATCACCGCCCATCACAAACATTATATGCATTCACAGTTTTATCAAGATTTTGATGATCAGGTGCCAATGGAGGTGGAAATTAACCCGCTGGAAGCCAAAAAACGCGGTTTGTCAGCGGGCCAAAGGGCCAAAATTAGCAGTCCCAGGGGCAGCATGCCAGTGAAAATTGTGATTACAGATAAGGTGCCGGAAAGGGTAGCTTTAGTTTATCAAGGGCGCTGGCTAAAACAAGGCGGTGGCATCAACCAACTCACCCCAGATTTCATCCCCGACCTAGGCCCCGGCACCGCCTTTTATGATTGTAAATGTGAGATAAGTTCTACGGGCAGGCGTGGAAACCCGCCTCTACGATTATAA
- a CDS encoding DUF1294 domain-containing protein, whose product MQIVKFYLILVNAIAFLMFVVDKWFAKKNKWRVPESRLLLVCAIGGSMGALVAMHIMRHKTQKLKFKWGVPAILLAQIAVIIYAAQRLANS is encoded by the coding sequence TTGCAAATTGTTAAGTTCTATTTAATCCTAGTCAACGCCATTGCCTTCCTGATGTTTGTGGTGGATAAGTGGTTTGCTAAAAAGAATAAATGGCGGGTGCCTGAGAGCCGGTTGCTATTGGTCTGTGCCATTGGTGGTTCCATGGGGGCACTGGTGGCTATGCACATAATGCGTCATAAGACCCAAAAGCTAAAGTTTAAGTGGGGTGTACCGGCAATATTGTTGGCCCAAATAGCTGTGATTATCTATGCTGCCCAGCGGTTGGCAAACTCGTAA
- a CDS encoding DUF1540 domain-containing protein produces MPQSIKCNVTECQYNSNVMCDAPMIQVNRNHSSQADTSDHTKCETFKPQM; encoded by the coding sequence ATGCCACAAAGTATTAAGTGCAATGTCACTGAGTGTCAGTACAACAGCAATGTCATGTGTGATGCACCTATGATCCAAGTTAATCGCAATCATTCCAGCCAAGCGGATACCTCTGATCACACAAAGTGCGAAACTTTTAAACCTCAAATGTAA
- a CDS encoding ABC transporter substrate-binding protein, which translates to MRKRTLYVVLAVAMLALLLVGCGGGEKATSDEAKDKVFVFAQGADPRGLDPAFVDDGESAKIMVNVYDNLVRYKEGSTEIEPALAESWESNEDKTEWTFHLRQGVKFHDGTPFNAEAVKFNIDRQLEPNRTEAMPYASFVYGPVKSVEVIDEYTVKIILNNPYAPFLANMAMCMAAPIVSPTAVEKYGEDFIANPVGTGPFKFVKWDRGQSIELVANEEYWDGAPKLDKLIFKFVKENSVRASELMTGSIDAMDGVDPNDVKTLQDNGIKVAMNPGMNINYLAFFTNKEPFNNPLLRQAVSHAIDREAIVEHLYQGTADLANGPLPSFMPGYDKDLKPYEYNPEKAKELLAEAGYADGLKVTLLTYTNPRPYNSVGQKLAEAIQGDLQKVGITAEIKAWPWTEYKAIVSPEIVTEGDMMIYGWIGDNGDPDNFLTLLDSKEIAGSLNSAKYANPQVDQLLEQGRQEFDMAKRAEIYSELQKIVIEEAPWVFISHATAMTAERDNVVNFSLHPTGVVFFHNVDKK; encoded by the coding sequence ATGCGTAAAAGAACGCTCTATGTGGTACTGGCAGTGGCCATGTTGGCTCTATTACTGGTGGGTTGCGGCGGCGGCGAAAAAGCTACCAGTGACGAAGCAAAAGATAAAGTATTTGTATTTGCCCAAGGTGCAGACCCCCGTGGTTTGGATCCAGCCTTTGTGGATGATGGTGAATCTGCCAAAATAATGGTAAACGTATATGACAACTTGGTGCGTTATAAAGAAGGTAGCACCGAGATTGAGCCAGCTTTGGCTGAAAGTTGGGAATCCAATGAAGATAAAACCGAGTGGACTTTCCACCTGCGTCAAGGTGTTAAATTCCACGATGGCACCCCTTTCAATGCTGAAGCAGTAAAATTCAATATTGACCGTCAATTGGAACCTAACCGTACCGAGGCGATGCCCTACGCGAGCTTTGTATATGGTCCGGTGAAATCAGTGGAAGTAATTGACGAATACACTGTAAAAATCATTTTGAACAACCCATACGCTCCTTTCTTAGCTAACATGGCTATGTGTATGGCGGCACCAATTGTTAGCCCCACCGCGGTGGAGAAATATGGTGAAGACTTCATTGCCAACCCGGTGGGTACTGGCCCATTCAAATTTGTTAAATGGGACCGCGGTCAATCCATCGAACTGGTGGCTAACGAAGAGTACTGGGATGGAGCACCTAAGTTAGACAAGTTGATCTTTAAGTTTGTTAAGGAAAACTCCGTTCGGGCCAGTGAACTGATGACTGGTTCCATCGATGCCATGGACGGTGTAGACCCTAACGACGTTAAGACGCTGCAAGACAACGGCATTAAAGTGGCGATGAACCCTGGTATGAACATCAACTACTTAGCATTCTTTACTAATAAAGAGCCCTTTAACAATCCGCTACTGCGTCAAGCGGTAAGCCATGCCATTGACCGCGAAGCCATTGTGGAACATCTATATCAAGGTACAGCGGATTTGGCCAATGGCCCACTGCCATCCTTTATGCCCGGTTATGATAAGGACCTCAAGCCTTACGAATACAACCCGGAAAAAGCTAAAGAATTGCTGGCAGAAGCCGGTTACGCCGATGGCCTAAAGGTTACGCTGTTAACCTATACCAACCCCCGTCCATACAACTCTGTGGGACAGAAGTTGGCCGAAGCCATTCAAGGGGACCTGCAAAAGGTTGGTATTACTGCAGAAATTAAAGCTTGGCCTTGGACTGAGTACAAAGCCATTGTGTCACCGGAAATTGTCACTGAAGGCGATATGATGATTTATGGTTGGATTGGTGACAACGGTGACCCCGATAACTTCCTGACACTGTTGGACAGTAAGGAAATTGCCGGTAGCCTAAACAGTGCCAAATACGCTAACCCACAAGTAGATCAACTGCTTGAACAAGGTCGTCAAGAATTTGATATGGCCAAACGGGCAGAAATCTACAGTGAGTTACAGAAAATTGTCATTGAAGAAGCTCCATGGGTATTTATCTCCCACGCCACAGCAATGACTGCGGAAAGAGATAATGTGGTCAACTTTAGCTTGCACCCAACCGGTGTGGTCTTCTTCCACAACGTGGATAAAAAATAG
- the glpX gene encoding class II fructose-bisphosphatase: MDRELAMEIVRVTEVAALACGRWLGRGKKNEADNAATSAMRAMFDTVNMDGTVVIGEGEMDEAPMLYIGEKLGHGDSPKVDIAVDPLEGTNLVAKGYGNAMAVVAIADKGNLLHAPDMYMEKIAVGPRAAGKIHLDDPMDKTLKILAEANGKNISDLTVMILERERHNQIIEAVRNAGARVRLFGDGDVGAAISTAIDDTGIDLYVGIGGAPEGVIAAAALKCLGGEMQARLVPEDDEEYKRCMDMGLKDPRQILYMNDLVKGDDAIFAATGVTDGEMLRGVRYLSNDRAETETIVMRAKTGTVRYIKAVHYLPGKPHLVME; this comes from the coding sequence ATGGATCGCGAATTGGCGATGGAGATTGTTAGGGTTACCGAAGTGGCTGCTTTGGCTTGTGGCCGTTGGCTGGGTCGAGGCAAAAAGAATGAGGCTGACAATGCAGCAACCTCTGCAATGAGAGCAATGTTTGATACAGTAAATATGGATGGCACTGTGGTAATTGGTGAGGGAGAAATGGATGAAGCTCCCATGCTATATATTGGAGAAAAACTGGGCCATGGGGATTCACCAAAGGTGGATATCGCCGTTGACCCACTGGAGGGCACTAACCTAGTGGCCAAAGGTTACGGCAATGCCATGGCGGTGGTGGCCATTGCAGATAAAGGAAATCTACTGCATGCACCGGATATGTATATGGAAAAAATTGCGGTAGGCCCCAGAGCAGCCGGAAAAATTCATCTGGATGATCCTATGGATAAAACCCTGAAAATTTTAGCTGAAGCCAATGGTAAGAACATCAGCGATTTAACGGTGATGATCTTAGAGCGGGAACGCCACAATCAGATCATTGAAGCGGTGCGCAATGCTGGCGCCCGGGTAAGACTGTTTGGCGATGGTGATGTGGGGGCAGCCATTTCCACTGCCATTGACGACACTGGTATTGATTTATATGTTGGCATCGGTGGGGCCCCGGAAGGGGTAATTGCTGCCGCTGCCCTTAAATGCTTAGGTGGCGAAATGCAAGCCAGACTGGTGCCGGAAGATGACGAGGAATATAAGCGTTGTATGGATATGGGGTTAAAGGACCCCCGGCAGATTTTATATATGAATGACCTGGTAAAGGGTGATGACGCCATCTTTGCTGCCACCGGCGTTACCGACGGTGAAATGTTGCGCGGTGTACGTTACCTAAGTAATGACCGTGCTGAAACCGAAACCATCGTAATGAGGGCTAAAACCGGCACCGTAAGATACATCAAAGCAGTTCACTACCTGCCAGGAAAACCACATTTGGTTATGGAATAG
- a CDS encoding ATP-dependent 6-phosphofructokinase, with amino-acid sequence MKKRVAVLTGGGDAPGLNAVIRAIVKTAIRQYDYQVIGFLDGFKGVIEKQLINLTEKNVSGILPRGGTILGTTNRDNPFHYWVNDRYEDKSDQCIATIKEHADCLIVIGGDGSLGIGYDLFQKGLPVIGCPKTIDNDLRLNNSQTFGFDTAYAYATEALDRLHSTAESHHRIVCLEVMGRNAGWIALYSGLAGGADVILIPEIPFRYEKIVDKINERLAHNKKFSLVVVAEGAMPEGGEAIYQNSSHEGSPLRLGGIADVVANQLEKITGREARSIVLGHLQRGGSPTAHDRILATLYGAAAMDLVAKEQYGYVVSLDNNQVTPVPLAEATKGIKTVAVDSDLVNTARKIGISFGD; translated from the coding sequence TTGAAAAAAAGAGTAGCGGTTTTAACCGGTGGCGGAGATGCCCCAGGGCTTAATGCAGTGATACGGGCCATTGTAAAAACAGCCATTAGGCAATATGACTATCAAGTGATTGGCTTTTTGGATGGTTTTAAAGGGGTCATTGAAAAACAACTGATTAACTTAACAGAAAAAAACGTATCGGGTATTTTGCCCCGGGGGGGCACCATTTTAGGAACCACCAACCGAGATAATCCCTTTCACTACTGGGTAAACGATCGGTATGAAGATAAATCGGACCAATGTATCGCAACCATTAAAGAACATGCCGATTGTTTAATCGTCATTGGTGGCGATGGGTCACTGGGCATCGGTTATGATTTATTCCAAAAGGGCCTGCCGGTGATTGGATGTCCCAAAACCATTGATAACGATTTGCGGTTAAATAATTCCCAAACCTTTGGCTTTGATACTGCCTACGCCTATGCCACCGAAGCGTTAGATAGGTTACATTCCACCGCAGAATCCCACCACCGCATTGTCTGCCTAGAGGTGATGGGACGCAACGCCGGTTGGATCGCCCTTTATTCCGGACTGGCTGGGGGAGCCGATGTAATTTTAATTCCGGAAATACCCTTTAGGTATGAAAAAATTGTGGACAAGATCAACGAAAGGTTAGCCCATAACAAAAAGTTCAGCTTGGTGGTGGTGGCAGAGGGGGCCATGCCAGAGGGTGGAGAAGCCATTTATCAAAACAGCTCCCATGAGGGCAGCCCTTTAAGGCTGGGGGGTATTGCCGACGTGGTGGCCAACCAGTTAGAAAAAATCACCGGCCGGGAGGCCAGATCAATTGTGTTGGGACACTTGCAGCGAGGAGGCAGTCCCACAGCCCATGACCGCATCCTTGCCACCCTATACGGTGCTGCCGCCATGGATTTAGTGGCCAAAGAACAGTACGGTTATGTGGTTTCTTTAGATAACAACCAAGTGACCCCAGTCCCCTTGGCTGAAGCAACCAAAGGTATTAAAACCGTCGCGGTGGACAGCGATTTAGTTAACACCGCCCGAAAGATCGGGATCTCCTTTGGCGATTAG
- a CDS encoding PBP1A family penicillin-binding protein, translating into MKPNQQKDNEKTKYYTLLKIILIFSLIILITIGATIGWFYERYYKDITAQVGLASYQYQPIQKTQIYSADNVLLAELYAENRVCVDIEDISPEMQQAIIAIEDHRFYKHGGIDIFGTMRAFVENIRNHAVVQGGSTITQQLARHLFLTYERTYERKLKEAALAIALEQKYTKQEILSMYLNEIYFGSGYYGVETAAQHYFGKPAAQLNLAESTLLAAVPNQPSQYELHGHLDNAIKRQRAILNRMVGLGMISMEQYATALQQEIKVLPPTELNFKHPYFTSVAIDQLEELIGHENIYKGGLVVHTTLNTQMQQQAEITVSQAMDTFKQRGIGASNLALVSVVPRTGAVASLVGGVDFATDQNNLAVTPRQPGSTIKPFVYAAALDAGIINMHSRLNAASKSFNGYLIKGSSTSTGSVSLPEAIRRSLNVPVAEVVNKMSFDRTINYLKNFGITTITENDRNFAALALGGMYHGIKPLEMATGYAVFGNQGLYNKPYFIETVKDINGIVIFQHQPKPSRVISAQAANNMHQMLKNVVSGGTGSYARIPWESAGKTGTTDDNRCLWFVGYTNNLATAIWVGNNDNRPVYGAGSGGAVAGPVWKQYMMAVIEKGYVEKPAKMAYTPPPAKPPETPAVTQPPVVEQPKTEPEAQPKPATEPPPQQTAQPVTEPVDQQSEPSVEESEVTPQPEQVESEAVTE; encoded by the coding sequence ATGAAACCAAACCAACAAAAGGACAATGAAAAAACAAAGTATTACACCTTATTAAAAATTATATTGATTTTTTCACTGATTATTTTAATTACCATCGGTGCCACCATCGGTTGGTTTTACGAGCGTTATTATAAAGATATTACCGCCCAAGTGGGGTTGGCCAGTTACCAATACCAACCGATACAAAAAACCCAAATTTACTCAGCAGATAATGTGTTATTGGCGGAATTATACGCAGAAAATCGGGTTTGTGTTGACATAGAGGATATTTCGCCGGAAATGCAGCAGGCCATAATTGCCATTGAAGATCACCGCTTTTACAAACATGGTGGCATTGATATCTTTGGCACCATGCGGGCCTTTGTAGAAAATATCAGAAACCATGCTGTGGTTCAGGGCGGTAGCACCATTACCCAACAGTTGGCCCGGCATCTTTTTTTAACCTATGAACGGACCTATGAAAGAAAACTTAAAGAAGCGGCCTTAGCCATTGCCCTAGAACAAAAGTACACCAAGCAAGAGATATTAAGTATGTACTTAAATGAAATTTATTTTGGTAGCGGCTATTACGGGGTGGAAACAGCGGCCCAACATTACTTTGGCAAACCGGCCGCCCAATTGAACTTGGCCGAAAGCACGCTACTGGCAGCGGTACCCAATCAGCCCAGCCAATATGAGCTGCACGGACATTTGGATAACGCCATAAAAAGGCAACGGGCAATTCTCAACCGCATGGTCGGTTTAGGGATGATCAGTATGGAACAATATGCTACAGCGTTGCAGCAAGAGATCAAAGTGTTGCCACCGACTGAGTTAAACTTTAAACATCCCTATTTTACTTCGGTTGCCATTGATCAGTTGGAAGAACTAATCGGCCACGAAAACATTTATAAAGGCGGCCTGGTGGTGCATACCACGCTAAATACTCAAATGCAGCAGCAGGCAGAAATTACCGTTTCCCAAGCAATGGACACCTTTAAACAGCGGGGCATCGGTGCCAGCAACTTGGCTTTGGTGTCGGTGGTACCTCGCACCGGAGCGGTGGCCAGTTTAGTGGGCGGTGTGGATTTCGCAACTGATCAAAATAACTTAGCGGTCACACCGCGGCAACCGGGTTCCACCATCAAGCCCTTTGTATATGCTGCTGCTTTAGATGCCGGTATCATTAATATGCACTCTCGCCTTAACGCTGCCTCTAAAAGCTTTAATGGGTACTTAATTAAAGGCTCCAGCACGTCAACAGGCAGTGTGTCGTTACCAGAGGCCATCAGACGTTCGCTTAACGTACCGGTGGCCGAAGTGGTTAATAAAATGAGTTTTGACCGAACCATTAATTATCTAAAAAATTTTGGTATCACCACCATTACAGAAAACGATCGTAATTTTGCAGCCTTGGCCCTAGGGGGTATGTACCATGGCATTAAACCGTTGGAAATGGCAACTGGCTATGCTGTTTTTGGCAACCAGGGTTTGTACAATAAGCCATATTTTATTGAAACGGTAAAGGATATCAACGGCATAGTTATTTTTCAACACCAACCTAAACCTAGCAGAGTAATTTCTGCCCAGGCGGCCAATAACATGCACCAGATGTTAAAGAACGTGGTCAGTGGTGGTACCGGAAGCTATGCCCGAATTCCTTGGGAAAGTGCGGGCAAAACAGGCACCACCGATGACAACCGCTGCCTGTGGTTTGTGGGTTACACCAACAACTTGGCCACTGCCATTTGGGTGGGCAACAACGACAACAGACCGGTTTATGGTGCCGGCAGTGGTGGCGCCGTTGCCGGCCCTGTATGGAAGCAGTACATGATGGCTGTCATTGAAAAGGGCTATGTTGAAAAACCAGCCAAAATGGCATATACACCACCACCTGCCAAGCCACCGGAAACCCCTGCGGTCACCCAACCGCCGGTGGTTGAACAGCCAAAGACTGAGCCAGAGGCTCAGCCTAAACCGGCCACCGAACCACCGCCGCAACAGACAGCACAACCGGTGACCGAACCGGTTGACCAACAGTCGGAACCATCGGTGGAAGAGTCGGAGGTAACTCCGCAGCCTGAACAGGTAGAATCGGAGGCGGTGACGGAGTAG